Proteins co-encoded in one Oceanispirochaeta sp. M1 genomic window:
- a CDS encoding IS3 family transposase yields the protein LYDYVNWYNNKRIHGSLGYLTPVEYKTLMSEKIVS from the coding sequence AACTATATGATTATGTAAATTGGTATAATAATAAAAGGATTCATGGGTCTCTGGGGTATTTAACACCAGTGGAATACAAAACTTTGATGTCCGAGAAAATAGTGTCCTAA